The Saccharomyces mikatae IFO 1815 strain IFO1815 genome assembly, chromosome: 13 genome has a segment encoding these proteins:
- the SMKI13G1550 gene encoding putative methyltransferase (similar to Saccharomyces cerevisiae YMR027W; ancestral locus Anc_2.578): MTIPGRFMTNDKGTFGEYTASSRWPIIIQNAIDDLTEQQESEKNNDNKFKQGEVIKNELKQFRQEVINRVPLRPFTEEEIEVANVPLSFNEYLKEHPEVNWGAVEWLFSEVYLYRRMNVLFQRQSEWAKFDIFNKLKQSTFESSFHGVVELALRYENLLPQLKEMEQYSGSDGEDILRILFKEFIEISLWGNATDLSLLTNATLEEIKSIQGAKARAASESKIVVNDTEKAWEVLTKAKAEANSTNIRVDFVLDNSGFELYADLMLAAFLLQSGLATKCIFHAKDIPYMVSDVMLKDFDLLIKDLRDREFFPSGEASTKESKALDLFANELDKFVSSGKIEFREDSFWTTELDYWNLDAKEVKYHGSTLHEDLQASNLVIFKGDLNYRKLTGDRKWPRTTKWETAIGPLSTNGITSLSLRTCKADVQVGLPEGLDAELSQEWEKENPGRGSWWCCSGKWAVICFSSGTPSKK; encoded by the coding sequence atgacaattCCTGGAAGATTTATGACCAATGACAAGGGCACTTTTGGTGAATATACAGCTAGTTCCCGTTGGCCTATTATCATTCAAAATGCTATAGACGATTTAACTGAGCAGCAAgaatcagaaaaaaataatgacaataaaTTTAAACAAGGTGAAGTTATCAAGAATGAATTAAAGCAGTTCCGCCAGGAGGTGATTAATCGTGTGCCCTTGAGGCCATTCACTGAAGAAGAGATTGAAGTCGCAAATGTGCCGCTTTCGTTCAATGAATATCTAAAGGAACACCCTGAAGTCAACTGGGGGGCAGTGGAATGGCTTTTCTCCGAGGTTTACTTATACAGAAGAATGAATGTTCTATTCCAACGCCAATCTGAATGGGCTAAATTTGATATATTCAACAAACTGAAGCAATCAACTTTTGAATCCTCGTTCCATGGTGTCGTGGAATTGGCTCTGAGATACGAAAATCTGTTACCGCAGTTGAAGGAAATGGAGCAGTATTCGGGAAGTGATGGCGAGGATATACTGAGAATTCTTTTTAAGGAGTTTATTGAGATTTCTTTATGGGGTAATGCCACTGATTTATCTCTGTTGACCAATGCCACTTTAGAGGAGATCAAATCTATTCAAGGAGCGAAGGCAAGAGCAGCATCTGAGTCCAAAATTGTTGTTAATGACACAGAGAAAGCATGGGAAGTTTTAACTAAGGCTAAGGCCGAGGCTAATAGCACAAACATTCGTGTTGATTTTGTGCTGGACAATTCTGGCTTTGAATTGTATGCTGATTTAATGCTCGCTGCTTTCCTGTTGCAAAGTGGCTTGGCTACCAAATGTATCTTTCATGCTAAAGACATTCCATATATGGTTAGTGATGTTATGTTGAAGGACTTTGACCTATTGATTAAGGATCTAAGAGACCGTGAGTTCTTTCCAAGTGGTGAGGCTTCAACAAAGGAATCCAAGGCGCTTGATCTATTTGCTAATGAACTTGACAAGTTTGTTTCTAGCGGTAAGATAGAATTCCGCGAGGATTCCTTCTGGACCACAGAACTAGATTATTGGAATTTGGATGCAAAGGAAGTCAAGTATCACGGTTCCACTTTACACGAAGATTTACAAGCTTCCAATTTGGTCATCTTCAAAGGTGATCTAAACTATAGGAAGTTAACTGGAGACAGGAAGTGGCCCCGCACCACTAAATGGGAGACCGCTATTGGACCTCTTTCTACAAACGGTATCACATCATTAAGTTTGAGGACATGTAAGGCCGATGTGCAAGTTGGTTTACCTGAAGGTCTTGACGCAGAATTGAGCCAAGAAt
- the MRPL3 gene encoding mitochondrial 54S ribosomal protein mL44 (similar to Saccharomyces cerevisiae MRPL3 (YMR024W); ancestral locus Anc_2.574): MKPFPNSTWHWSRTIRPFSQHLSTTCFLQQSSRLTSKRYLHLSISKQQQKRHLPESELAKYKEYYQDLKTTINEIPESVASKSPSLRTLHKRLQLPNEFSYSTLSRCLTCPSAKLPDKINDPSKGAAFINTVPTNKYLDNHGLNIMGKNLLSYHVTKSIIQKYPRLPTVVLNAAVNAYISEVVLAHIAKYWGIEVETTSILSRYLKQEPFEFTLGRLKFYNNSLNSNDGIELITEKNFSEISALAMSVRSIIAAIWAVSEQRDSQAVYRFIDDHIMSRKLDITKMFQFEQPTRELAMLCRREGLKKPVSKLVAESGRLSKSPVFIVHVFSGEETLGEGYGSSLKEAKARAATDALMKWYCYEPLAKQEPVIDPGTVVV; the protein is encoded by the coding sequence ATGAAGCCCTTTCCAAACAGTACATGGCATTGGAGCCGAACTATAAGACCATTTTCACAACACTTGTCCACTACTTGCTTTCTGCAACAATCGTCGAGATTAACGTCAAAACGATACCTACAtctttcaatatcaaaacaacaacaaaagcGCCACCTACCCGAATCCGAGCTCGCTAAGTATAAAGAATACTACCAAGATTTGAAGACTACGATAAATGAAATACCTGAATCAGTGGCCTCCAAGTCTCCTTCTTTAAGAACGCTCCACAAGAGATTACAATTACCTAATGAATTTTCCTATTCAACACTCTCCAGGTGTTTGACATGTCCCTCTGCAAAACTTCCCGACAAGATCAATGATCCTTCCAAAGGTGCAGCTTTCATCAACACCGTACCCACTAATAAATACTTAGACAACCACGGTTTGAACATCATGGGTAAGAATTTGCTATCTTATCACGTTACAAAATCTATCATACAAAAATATCCAAGATTACCTACTGTGGTTTTGAATGCTGCAGTCAATGCATACATATCAGAGGTTGTCCTGGCCCATATTGCCAAATATTGGGGCATTGAAGTGGAAACCACGTCTATTTTATCGCGCTATTTGAAACAGGAGCCGTTTGAGTTCACCTTGGGGAGACTTaaattttataataattCGTTGAATTCCAATGATGGTATTGAATTAATCactgaaaagaatttttcagaGATAAGTGCCCTTGCAATGAGTGTAAGAAGTATAATAGCGGCTATTTGGGCTGTCTCGGAGCAAAGGGATTCTCAGGCGGTCTACAGATTTATTGACGATCACATTATGAGTAGAAAATTGGATATCACGAAAATGTTCCAATTTGAACAACCTACAAGAGAATTGGCCATGCTATGTCGTAGAGAAGGACTGAAAAAACCTGTATCAAAGCTAGTCGCTGAGTCTGGTAGATTGTCCAAGTCACCTGTTTTTATTGTACATGTCTTTTCAGGCGAAGAAACTTTGGGTGAAGGTTATGGTTCCTCGTTGAAGGAGGCAAAAGCAAGAGCGGCTACTGATGCTTTGATGAAGTGGTATTGCTACGAGCCTCTCGCCAAACAAGAACCAGTTATCGATCCTGgtactgttgttgtttaG
- the PEX12 gene encoding ubiquitin-protein ligase peroxin 12 (similar to Saccharomyces cerevisiae PEX12 (YMR026C); ancestral locus Anc_2.576) — MSFYSNLPSVRQSNQGAPTRSGNGVGLERLYPTIFEIVSSQEIDSLLPISIRYLLTNHLVANFPNRHTLRLNNYFSELFQVIKGIVEWYHLKTYNSTFIDRFYGLQLFNSKDRNLALTQCLNPKNQNSWPQGLQLTQWQRKVVFLEKIILPYITTKLDELLEKLSLSNIFSNSENEEKWVKRAFLKIYPFFKKLFALSNLFIKLLFLTKRTGSVSLLQYLCNVEYTTMKPLFPAMSSFKEMKGMESRLKKTNMSSMLTLMKNKLSIIPMFLTFMGSQFFPTFIFILRVYQWWTTQDMTTKLQKRLNDLDKDIPRPPISSQNDKTNGEKKVTEACPVCRKTIQNPCVLETGYVACYPCAISYLVSNEGHCPVTNKKLLGCTYNKEMDKWEVVTGIRKLLI, encoded by the coding sequence ATGAGCTTCTATTCAAACCTACCGTCTGTTAGGCAATCCAATCAGGGGGCTCCAACACGTAGTGGAAATGGGGTGGGATTAGAACGATTGTACCCAACTATCTTTGAAATAGTGTCATCACAGGAAATTGATTCCTTACTGCCCATCTCGATACGGTACCTATTAACAAATCATTTAGTGGCGAACTTTCCCAACAGACATACTCTGCGGCTGAACAACTACTTTTCGGAATTGTTTCAAGTGATAAAAGGAATCGTTGAATGGTATCATTTAAAGACGTACAATTCGACGTTTATTGATCGATTTTATGGCCTGCAACTGTTCAATTCGAAGGACCGAAATCTTGCCTTGACGCAATGCTTAAATCCTAAAAACCAGAATTCGTGGCCTCAAGGTTTGCAGCTAACCCAGTGGCAGAGAAAAGTggtttttttggaaaagattATTCTCCCTTATATTACAACGAAACTTGATGAATTACTTGAGAAGCTATCATTGAGTAACATATTCAGCAATAGTGAGAACGAAGAGAAATGGGTCAAGAGGgcttttttgaaaatctatccatttttcaagaaattgtttGCATTATCTAATTTATTCATCAAATTGTTATTCCTGACTAAAAGAACTGGATCGGTTTCGTTGTTACAATACTTATGTAACGTAGAGTACACAACAATGAAGCCGCTTTTTCCAGCAATGTCTAgcttcaaagaaatgaaaggGATGGAGAGTaggttgaagaaaacaaacaTGTCGTCAATGTTGACGcttatgaaaaataaactatCGATTATACCCATGTTTCTCACATTCATGGGTTCGCAGTTCTTTCCCACGTTTATATTCATACTGAGAGTATACCAATGGTGGACCACACAGGACATGACCACTAAATTGCAGAAAAGACTGAATGACCTGGATAAAGATATTCCGAGGCCGCCAATCTCCTCACAGAATGACAAAACGAAcggtgaaaagaaagttacAGAGGCCTGTCCTGTTTGCAGAAAGACTATACAAAATCCCTGTGTATTGGAAACGGGTTACGTGGCGTGCTACCCATGTGCCATAAGCTATTTAGTTAGTAATGAGGGCCATTGTCCAGTTACTAATAAGAAGCTGTTAGGTTGTACAtacaacaaagaaatggatAAATGGGAAGTTGTGACAGGAATCAGAAAGCTACTAATCTGA
- the CSI1 gene encoding Csi1p (similar to Saccharomyces cerevisiae CSI1 (YMR025W); ancestral locus Anc_2.575) encodes MDHLKFSSLALSEINFLHESSFDLIDHSWFLLFGRKQGQEDEVYMPTDGNELESQWYVEKVIQIPIQKKDLINQEGLKRRIDLTKVTQKDICILGILDLYHLKQDEKTNNEVTGKILTQLIPLALKYLIKYNVPYHHTSSQEGINSLKGYQIENQIQIGKEIILEFLKDKVKIEDMNDRYQILIPHNNMNPDYDEFQLTDMKDREVNIQEYNNNAIKKLLEKISRMKRFLKNYDTNDKSFSATQDVILRKISMLVTQLQRGGTSDMNYLLDNKINEIKLLEISCKQWEISNTLKK; translated from the coding sequence ATGGATCATCTGAAATTTAGTTCTTTAGCTCTATCAGAAATAAACTTTCTGCATGAGTCATCCTTTGACTTGATAGACCACTCTTGGTTCTTATTATTTGGGCGCAAACAGGGTCAAGAAGATGAGGTTTATATGCCAACAGATGGGAATGAGTTAGAGTCCCAATGGTATGTGGAAAAGGTTATACAAATCCcgatacaaaaaaaagacctAATAAATCAAGAAGGTCTAAAAAGGAGAATTGACCTAACAAAAGTAACTCAGAAGGACATTTGTATACTCGGCATTCTAGATCTGTATCATTTGAAACAAGACGAGAAGACCAATAACGAAGTGACAGGAAAAATACTTACTCAATTGATTCCCTTAGCTTTAAAATATTTAATCAAGTACAATGTACCTTATCATCATACATCGTCTCAAGAAGGTATCAATAGCTTAAAGGGCTATCAAATCGAAAACCAGATCCAAATAGGCAAAGAAATCATTCTTGAATTCCTAAAAGATAAGGTGAAAATCGAGGATATGAATGATAGATATCAAATTCTCATACCACATAACAACATGAATCCTGATTATGATGAATTTCAGTTAACTGATATGAAAGATAGAGAAGTAAATATCCAGGagtataataataatgccataaaaaaattactcGAGAAGATTAGTCGAATGAAAAggttcttgaaaaattatgaCACTAATGACAAATCCTTTTCTGCTACGCAAGACGTAATTCTCCGGAAGATATCAATGCTTGTAACACAATTACAAAGAGGTGGAACAAGTGATATGAACTACTTACTAGACAACAAGATTAATGAAATCAAACTATTGGAAATTTCGTGTAAGCAGTGGGAAATTTCGAatactttaaaaaaatag